One region of Penaeus vannamei isolate JL-2024 chromosome 36, ASM4276789v1, whole genome shotgun sequence genomic DNA includes:
- the LOC138859447 gene encoding chymotrypsin BII-like encodes MVARVALLLAFVAVASGNPAAGKPWHWKSPKPLVDARGPAPNAGARIVGGTEAVPHSWPHQVALFIDGMYFCGGSLISSEWVLTAAHCMDGAGFVDVVMGAHNIRENEDTQVTMTSTDFFTHENWNSFLLTNDLALIRLPNAVEFTDNISTVKLPSSDVAVGTTVTPTGWGRPSDSTGSISNVLRQVDVPIMTNDDCNAVYGIVGNGVVCIDSEGGKGTCNGDSGGPLNLNGMTYGITSFGSSAGCEAGYPDAFTRVYYYLDWIEQKTGVTP; translated from the exons ATGGTCGCCAGAgtcgctctcctcctcgccttcgtGGCCGTCGCC AGCGGAAACCCCGCCGCCGGGAAGCCATGGCACTGGAAGTCCCCCAAGCCCCTCGTCGACGCCCGCGGACCCGCACCCAATG CTGGCGCCAGAATCGTGGGCGGCACTGAGGCCGTCCCTCACTCGTGGCCCCACCAGGTGGCTCTCTTCATCGACGGAATGTACTTCTGCGGCGGTTCCCTCATCTCCAGCGAGTGGGTCCTCACGGCCGCCCACTGCATGGACGG CGCCGGTTTCGTCGACGTGGTGATGGGCGCCCACAACATCCGCGAGAACGAAGACACACAGGTCACCATGACCTCCACCGACTTCTTCACTCACGAGAACTGGAACTCTTTCCTCCTCACCAACGACCTTGCCCTCATCAGGCTGCCCAACGCCGTTGAGTTCACTG ACAATATTTCCACCGTCAAGCTGCCTTCCTCCGACGTGGCTGTGGGAACCACCGTCACCCCCACAGGATGGGGCCGCCCCTCTGACA GCACCGGCAGTATCTCCAACGTCCTTCGTCAGGTGGACGTCCCCATCATGACGAACGACGACTGCAACGCCGTGTACGGCATCGTGGGCAACGGCGTCGTCTGCATTGACTCCGAAGGAGGCAAGGGAACTTGCAAC GGTGACTCCGGCGGCCCCCTCAACCTCAACGGCATGACCTACGGCATCACCTCCTTCGGTTCCTCCGCCGGCTGCGAGGCTGGCTACCCCGACGCCTTCACTCGCGTCTACTACTACCTGGACTGGATCGAGCAGAAGACCGGCGTCACCCCCTGA
- the LOC113805743 gene encoding chymotrypsin BII-like isoform X2: MVARVALLLAFVAAASGNPAAGKPWHWKSPKPLVDARGPAPNAGAKIVGGTEAVPHSWPHQVALFIDGMYFCGGSLISSEWVLTAAHCMDGAGFVDVVMGAHNIRENEDTQVTMTSTDFFTHENWNSFLLTNDLALIRLPNAVEFTDNISTVKLPSSDVAVGTTVTPTGWGRPSDSTGSISNVLRQVDVPIMTNDDCNAVYGIVGNGVVCIDSEGGKGTCNGDSGGPLNLNGMTYGITSFGSSAGCEAGYPDAFTRVYYYLDWIEQKTGVTP, from the exons ATGGTCGCCAGagtcgccctcctcctcgccttcgtcgccgccgcc AGCGGAAACCCCGCCGCCGGGAAGCCATGGCACTGGAAGTCCCCCAAGCCCCTCGTCGACGCCCGCGGACCCGCACCCAATG CTGGCGCCAAAATCGTGGGCGGCACTGAGGCCGTCCCTCACTCGTGGCCCCACCAGGTGGCTCTCTTCATCGACGGAATGTACTTCTGCGGCGGTTCCCTCATCTCCAGCGAGTGGGTCCTCACGGCCGCCCACTGCATGGACGG CGCCGGTTTCGTCGACGTGGTGATGGGCGCCCACAACATCCGCGAGAACGAAGACACACAGGTCACCATGACCTCCACCGACTTCTTCACTCACGAGAACTGGAACTCTTTCCTCCTCACCAACGACCTTGCCCTCATCAGGCTGCCCAACGCCGTTGAGTTCACTG ACAACATTTCCACCGTCAAGCTGCCTTCCTCCGACGTGGCTGTGGGAACCACCGTCACCCCCACAGGATGGGGCCGCCCCTCTGACA GCACCGGCAGTATCTCCAACGTCCTTCGTCAGGTGGACGTCCCCATCATGACGAACGACGACTGCAACGCCGTGTACGGCATCGTGGGTAACGGCGTCGTCTGCATTGACTCCGAAGGAGGCAAGGGAACCTGCAAC GGTGACTCCGGCGGCCCCCTCAACCTCAACGGCATGACCTACGGCATCACCTCCTTCGGTTCCTCCGCCGGCTGCGAGGCTGGCTACCCCGACGCCTTCACTCGCGTCTACTACTACCTGGACTGGATCGAGCAGAAGACCGGCGTCACCCCCTGA
- the LOC113805743 gene encoding chymotrypsin BII-like isoform X1 — translation MVARVALLLAFVAAAASGNPAAGKPWHWKSPKPLVDARGPAPNAGAKIVGGTEAVPHSWPHQVALFIDGMYFCGGSLISSEWVLTAAHCMDGAGFVDVVMGAHNIRENEDTQVTMTSTDFFTHENWNSFLLTNDLALIRLPNAVEFTDNISTVKLPSSDVAVGTTVTPTGWGRPSDSTGSISNVLRQVDVPIMTNDDCNAVYGIVGNGVVCIDSEGGKGTCNGDSGGPLNLNGMTYGITSFGSSAGCEAGYPDAFTRVYYYLDWIEQKTGVTP, via the exons ATGGTCGCCAGagtcgccctcctcctcgccttcgtcgccgccgccgcc AGCGGAAACCCCGCCGCCGGGAAGCCATGGCACTGGAAGTCCCCCAAGCCCCTCGTCGACGCCCGCGGACCCGCACCCAATG CTGGCGCCAAAATCGTGGGCGGCACTGAGGCCGTCCCTCACTCGTGGCCCCACCAGGTGGCTCTCTTCATCGACGGAATGTACTTCTGCGGCGGTTCCCTCATCTCCAGCGAGTGGGTCCTCACGGCCGCCCACTGCATGGACGG CGCCGGTTTCGTCGACGTGGTGATGGGCGCCCACAACATCCGCGAGAACGAAGACACACAGGTCACCATGACCTCCACCGACTTCTTCACTCACGAGAACTGGAACTCTTTCCTCCTCACCAACGACCTTGCCCTCATCAGGCTGCCCAACGCCGTTGAGTTCACTG ACAACATTTCCACCGTCAAGCTGCCTTCCTCCGACGTGGCTGTGGGAACCACCGTCACCCCCACAGGATGGGGCCGCCCCTCTGACA GCACCGGCAGTATCTCCAACGTCCTTCGTCAGGTGGACGTCCCCATCATGACGAACGACGACTGCAACGCCGTGTACGGCATCGTGGGTAACGGCGTCGTCTGCATTGACTCCGAAGGAGGCAAGGGAACCTGCAAC GGTGACTCCGGCGGCCCCCTCAACCTCAACGGCATGACCTACGGCATCACCTCCTTCGGTTCCTCCGCCGGCTGCGAGGCTGGCTACCCCGACGCCTTCACTCGCGTCTACTACTACCTGGACTGGATCGAGCAGAAGACCGGCGTCACCCCCTGA
- the LOC138859504 gene encoding uncharacterized protein, translated as MDWEYERKAKWKMRKVEPKFKRKNTVARAKAIALDETYKELEEKGEERKALRIAKAQDKATKDYTQIRQIKDGEGMVLNEEEKIRDRWKSYFKSLLNEENPRAGFEDGALNLGVTCAMSAKAKALEMHVKEGSARKICLDHPGHVRRNKNSGENQ; from the exons ATGGACTGGGAGTATGAAAGGAAAGCGAAATGGAAAATGCGGAAAGTAGAACCTAAATTCAAACG TAAAAATACAGTGGCAAGAGCCAAGGCTATAGCACTAGATGAAACGTACAAAGAGTTagaagaaaagggtgaagaaagaaaagcatTGAGGATTGCAAAAGCCCAGGATAAAGCAACCAAAGACTACACCCAGATTAGACAGAtcaaagatggagaaggaatggtgctaaatgaagaggaaaagatcaGGGATAGATGGAAAAGCTACTTTAAATCCTTGTTGAATGAGGAAAATCCTAGAGCAGGTTTTGAAGATGGAGCTCTAAACCTTGGAGTGACTTGTGCTATG AGTGCCAAGGCAAAAGCTCTGGAGATGCATGTGAAGGAAGGGAGTGCCAGAAAAATATGTTTGGATCATCCAGGACATGTAAGAAGGAACAAGAACTCGGGTGAGAACCAGTGA
- the LOC113805736 gene encoding chymotrypsin BII — MQQHLSSTSTMVARVALLLAFVAAASGNPAAGKPWHWKSPKPLVDARGPAPNAGARIVGGTEATPHSWPHQAALFIDDMYFCGGSLISSEWVLTAAHCMDGAGFVEVVLGAHNIRQNEASQVSITSTDFFTHENWNSWLLTNDIALIRLPSPVSLNSNIKTVKLPSSDVAVGTTVTPTGWGRPSDSAGGISDVLRQVDVPIMTNDDCDAVYGIVGNGVVCIDSEGGKGTCNGDSGGPLNLNGMTYGITSFGSSAGCEVGYPDAFTRVYYYLDWIEQKTGVTP; from the exons ATGCAACAGCACCTCAGCAGCACCTCCACCATGGTCGCCAGagtcgccctcctcctcgccttcgtcgccgccgcc AGCGGAAACCCCGCCGCCGGGAAGCCATGGCACTGGAAGTCCCCCAAGCCCCTCGTCGACGCCCGCGGACCCGCACCCAATG CTGGCGCCAGAATCGTGGGCGGCACTGAGGCCACACCACACTCGTGGCCCCACCAGGCGGCTCTCTTCATCGACGACATGTACTTCTGCGGCGGTTCCCTCATCTCCAGCGAGTGGGTCCTCACGGCCGCCCACTGCATGGACGG TGCCGGCTTCGTCGAAGTGGTCCTGGGCGCCCACAATATCCGCCAGAACGAAGCCAGCCAGGTCTCCATTACCTCCACCGACTTCTTCACTCACGAGAACTGGAACTCTTGGCTCCTCACCAACGACATTGCCCTCATCAGGCTGCCCAGCCCCGTTTCACTCAACT CAAACATCAAGACCGTCAAGCTGCCTTCCTCCGACGTGGCTGTGGGAACCACCGTCACCCCCACAGGATGGGGCCGCCCCTCTGACA GCGCCGGCGGTATCTCCGACGTCCTTCGTCAGGTGGACGTCCCCATCATGACGAACGACGACTGTGACGCCGTGTACGGCATCGTGGGTAACGGCGTCGTCTGCATTGACTCCGAAGGAGGCAAGGGAACCTGCAAC GGTGACTCTGGCGGCCCCCTCAACCTCAACGGCATGACCTACGGCATCACCTCCTTCGGTTCCTCCGCCGGATGCGAGGTTGGCTACCCCGACGCCTTCACCCGCGTCTACTACTACCTGGACTGGATCGAGCAGAAGACCGGCGTCACCCCCTGA